The following proteins are co-located in the Hydrogenimonas thermophila genome:
- a CDS encoding Nif3-like dinuclear metal center hexameric protein, translating into MRVGEIYDILDSLSPFELQEKWDNSGLLLGSKEQDARQIVLSVDIDFQMIEEADENTLFILHHPLIFSGLKRLLWNEYPANLLKKMICKNHAMIAMHTNFDQTHLNSYVFTRVLGFEDFESQGFVCKAVGEWNTDELLKHIKESLGLKVMRIVGYKDTIKSIALTTGAGASLMDNIDAELFLTGDIKYHDAMKAISKGLMLADIGHFESERYFANALGEHLKNLPIPVIIAQSINPYSYI; encoded by the coding sequence TTGAGAGTAGGTGAAATATATGACATTTTAGATAGTTTAAGCCCGTTTGAATTGCAAGAAAAGTGGGATAATAGCGGGCTTTTGCTTGGATCAAAAGAGCAGGATGCCCGGCAAATAGTATTAAGCGTAGATATAGATTTTCAAATGATTGAAGAGGCTGATGAAAATACGCTTTTTATTCTTCATCATCCTCTTATATTTTCAGGTCTTAAACGTCTATTGTGGAATGAGTATCCTGCTAATTTACTCAAAAAGATGATATGCAAAAATCATGCAATGATTGCAATGCACACCAACTTTGATCAGACTCATCTAAACTCTTATGTTTTTACTAGAGTTCTTGGGTTTGAAGATTTTGAATCTCAAGGGTTTGTTTGTAAAGCAGTTGGTGAATGGAATACAGATGAGCTTTTAAAGCATATTAAAGAGAGTTTAGGTCTAAAGGTTATGCGTATTGTTGGGTATAAAGATACAATAAAAAGTATTGCACTTACTACAGGAGCAGGTGCAAGTTTGATGGATAATATAGACGCTGAACTCTTTTTAACAGGTGACATAAAGTACCATGATGCAATGAAGGCTATTTCAAAAGGTTTGATGTTGGCTGATATCGGACACTTTGAAAGTGAGCGATATTTTGCCAATGCTTTGGGTGAACATTTGAAAAATTTGCCGATTCCGGTTATAATTGCACAATCAATTAACCCCTATAGCTACATTTAA
- a CDS encoding zinc ribbon domain-containing protein — protein sequence MNKHLEELIELSKIDQSIDSFEPKVKQAKTKLEQIENQESDVAKEIESLQEEIKDAELKKAKNDLHIQELTAKLDANKKKSAEAKTEKEIKALQLEEEIAREQLDFANEEIERLDKLIDTRKAEIEAKHSELEELKEQSAQIKEDVEKELVEIEKQKQELFEKKQKLVSKMSQKILAFYDKIRRWAKNSAVVPVRKQACMGCYMKINDKTYAEVIKGEEITTCPHCGRILYLEPQKEEANAE from the coding sequence ATGAACAAGCATCTTGAAGAGCTGATTGAGCTTTCAAAAATTGATCAGTCTATTGATTCATTTGAGCCAAAAGTCAAGCAGGCAAAGACAAAGTTAGAACAGATTGAAAACCAAGAGTCTGATGTTGCTAAAGAGATAGAGAGTCTGCAAGAAGAGATTAAAGATGCAGAACTTAAAAAGGCTAAAAACGACCTTCATATTCAAGAGTTGACAGCAAAGCTGGATGCTAACAAGAAGAAGAGTGCTGAAGCAAAAACAGAAAAAGAGATAAAAGCTTTACAGCTTGAAGAAGAAATTGCTAGAGAACAGCTTGATTTTGCTAATGAAGAGATTGAGCGACTCGACAAGCTTATTGATACACGTAAAGCTGAAATTGAAGCAAAGCATTCTGAACTTGAAGAGCTTAAAGAGCAGAGTGCTCAGATTAAAGAAGATGTAGAGAAAGAGCTTGTTGAAATCGAAAAGCAGAAACAGGAACTCTTTGAGAAAAAACAGAAACTTGTTTCAAAAATGAGCCAGAAAATTTTGGCTTTCTATGACAAGATTAGAAGATGGGCAAAAAACAGTGCAGTTGTACCTGTACGCAAACAGGCATGCATGGGCTGTTATATGAAAATTAATGACAAAACCTATGCTGAAGTAATCAAGGGTGAAGAGATTACTACCTGCCCACACTGCGGACGAATTTTATACCTTGAGC